A region of Prochlorococcus marinus subsp. pastoris str. CCMP1986 DNA encodes the following proteins:
- a CDS encoding ABC1 kinase family protein, giving the protein MATSYSKYSPKGDMIWLILRPWILLPRVLYILLTLIFLLVRILFQGNSNSKSVQKNLSKYLFDVITDLGPCFIKLGQALSTRPDLVRQDWLTELTNLQDNLPPFKHKIALKIIEDELGLPANELFDDFPDEPIASASLGIVYKARKKNNNFCAVKVQRPNLYFLIRRDIVILKILATAFGSFLPLNIGVGIGEIIDEFGRALFDEIDYEQEGKNALKFADLFKSNPNVFIPKLEKDFSSKRVITTSWIDGVKLRDREILEQNNLIPSSYIRTCVISGLQQLFEYGYFHADPHPGNMFALKGGTLDNGHLAYVDFGMMDTITNSDRLTLIKAIVHLINQEYLLMAKDFQKLGFLTKEQDLEQLVEPLKEVLGGAFGAEVGNFNLKNVTDKFSKLMYSYPFRVPSRFALIIRAVVSQEGLALRLDPEFKILKIAYPYIAKKLLTDNSDEIVNILLEVVFDNEGRIQIDKLESLLNTLFKDTENINADLIPVANAGLKLIVSNKGSEVRKNLLLSLVKDDRLEFKDAEKLLILLRDTFSPLKLAKSAVQNIISPA; this is encoded by the coding sequence ATGGCAACTTCTTATTCAAAATATTCACCTAAAGGAGATATGATTTGGTTGATCCTTAGACCATGGATATTACTACCAAGAGTTTTATATATACTTTTAACTTTAATTTTTCTTTTAGTAAGAATACTATTTCAAGGTAACAGTAATAGTAAGAGTGTACAGAAAAATCTTTCAAAATACCTTTTTGATGTTATTACAGATTTGGGTCCATGTTTTATTAAATTAGGACAAGCACTTTCAACTAGACCAGATCTTGTAAGGCAAGATTGGCTAACAGAACTTACAAATCTACAGGATAATCTCCCACCTTTTAAACATAAAATTGCTCTAAAAATAATTGAAGATGAACTTGGACTTCCTGCTAATGAATTATTTGATGATTTTCCAGATGAACCTATTGCATCAGCAAGTCTAGGAATAGTTTATAAAGCAAGAAAAAAAAATAATAATTTTTGTGCTGTAAAAGTACAAAGACCTAATTTATATTTTCTTATTAGAAGAGATATTGTAATTCTAAAAATCTTAGCGACTGCTTTCGGATCATTTTTACCACTTAATATAGGTGTTGGTATTGGAGAAATAATAGATGAATTTGGTAGGGCCCTTTTCGATGAAATTGATTACGAGCAAGAAGGGAAAAATGCATTGAAGTTTGCCGATCTTTTTAAATCTAATCCCAATGTATTTATACCAAAATTAGAAAAAGATTTTTCCTCAAAAAGGGTTATTACAACATCTTGGATTGATGGAGTTAAATTAAGGGACAGAGAAATTTTAGAGCAAAATAATTTAATTCCTTCTTCTTATATTAGAACTTGCGTGATAAGTGGACTGCAGCAATTATTCGAATATGGTTATTTTCATGCAGATCCTCATCCTGGAAACATGTTTGCTCTTAAAGGAGGAACTTTAGATAATGGACACTTAGCATACGTTGATTTTGGGATGATGGATACTATTACAAATTCAGATAGACTCACACTCATTAAGGCAATTGTGCATTTGATTAACCAAGAATATTTACTTATGGCTAAAGATTTTCAGAAATTAGGTTTCTTAACCAAAGAACAAGATCTTGAACAACTTGTAGAACCACTTAAAGAGGTCCTTGGGGGAGCATTTGGGGCCGAGGTTGGAAATTTTAATTTAAAAAATGTAACTGATAAATTCTCAAAACTTATGTATTCTTATCCGTTTAGAGTTCCAAGTAGGTTCGCACTAATAATTAGAGCTGTTGTAAGTCAAGAAGGTTTAGCTTTGAGACTTGATCCTGAATTTAAGATCTTAAAAATTGCATATCCATACATTGCAAAAAAACTTTTAACAGATAATTCAGATGAAATTGTAAATATTCTTCTTGAAGTTGTATTTGATAATGAAGGAAGGATTCAGATAGACAAGCTTGAAAGTTTATTAAATACATTATTTAAGGATACCGAAAATATTAATGCAGATCTCATTCCAGTAGCCAATGCAGGTTTGAAACTAATTGTAAGTAACAAAGGATCTGAAGTAAGAAAAAACCTTTTATTAAGCCTTGTTAAGGATGATAGATTGGAATTTAAAGATGCAGAAAAACTCTTAATTTTGCTTAGAGATACTTTTAGTCCTCTAAAATTGGCTAAAAGTGCTGTTCAAAACATTATATCTCCAGCTTAG
- a CDS encoding alpha/beta fold hydrolase: MNKNIYNDLNKLNIDYFEKVKNSIQDPLGFNISNDVNWIKLNEKWNSSEFPVVMGGTGQPILFLHGFDSSFLEFRRIYPFLKKKFQLIIPDLLGFGFTPRNASNQYNPRKIIYNLLDIINTLKLKNKLMVVGASMGGSVAINLSKEIPELIDKMILLSPAGLFGESKNIPFPLNQIGASFLGLSQVRKGLCRQAFAYPDKSVGSMEEQIASIHLGCSGWRNSLASFAKSGGFAGTYKYMQNISIKTICGENDRILGKKEINKIKQIDQLNFIGLKNCGHLPHVDLPSLSSKIIYDYFCT, translated from the coding sequence TTGAATAAGAATATTTATAATGATCTTAATAAGTTGAATATTGATTATTTTGAAAAAGTCAAAAACTCTATTCAAGATCCATTAGGATTTAATATATCTAATGACGTTAATTGGATAAAGCTTAACGAAAAATGGAATTCTTCTGAATTTCCAGTCGTTATGGGAGGAACTGGTCAACCAATCCTTTTCTTACATGGATTTGATAGTAGTTTTCTTGAATTTAGGAGGATTTATCCATTTTTAAAAAAAAAATTCCAATTAATAATTCCTGATTTATTAGGATTTGGATTTACTCCGAGGAATGCTTCCAATCAATATAATCCTCGTAAAATAATTTATAATCTTCTTGATATTATTAATACCCTTAAATTAAAAAATAAATTAATGGTTGTAGGAGCTTCAATGGGAGGATCAGTAGCGATAAACTTGTCGAAAGAAATCCCAGAGCTCATTGATAAGATGATTCTGTTATCTCCAGCGGGTTTGTTTGGAGAATCCAAAAATATTCCCTTCCCACTAAACCAGATTGGGGCGTCTTTTTTAGGATTATCTCAAGTAAGAAAGGGTCTTTGTAGACAAGCTTTTGCATATCCAGATAAAAGTGTTGGTTCAATGGAAGAACAAATTGCCTCAATTCATTTAGGATGCTCCGGTTGGAGAAATTCGTTAGCTTCTTTTGCAAAAAGTGGTGGATTTGCTGGGACATATAAATACATGCAAAATATTTCAATTAAAACTATTTGTGGAGAGAATGATCGCATTCTCGGTAAAAAAGAAATTAATAAAATAAAACAAATAGATCAATTAAATTTTATTGGGTTGAAAAATTGTGGTCATCTTCCACATGTAGATTTGCCATCATTATCTAGCAAGATTATTTATGATTATTTTTGTACCTAG
- the malQ gene encoding 4-alpha-glucanotransferase: MSLKSVLKNKSLGILVHPSSLPGGSYCGTFGEGAKDWIKKLCKYKINHWQFLPLTPTDSTGSPYSSPSSFALNPWFLDINKLIEENFIISLNKKDLQSINQNEDHFDFDYANNLSKKLGEYLLFDWESQSEMRKTDFYLWNKKNTWVEDYSIFMVLREKFNMLPWWEWPLEFKQKENEFIKTWIKDKKNEILKTKLIQWHLDKQWKEIKVFAKTNGITLIGDLPFYVSRDSVDVWSNKSLFSISQNGDLLFQSGVPPDYFSSTGQLWGTPTYYWAKHKSTAFRWWRKRFKRQFELVDILRLDHFRALAGYWRVDGNAQNAINGSWINSPGKELLNLLKKDLKSDYLPIIAEDLGVITKDVEILRDNYELPGMKILQFAFDGNDNNPYLPKNIEKENWVVYTGTHDNATSTSWWDCLDITIKTHIKDKYKYSIDPSWNLMEIGMSTKANLFISPIQDILSLDDSSRLNTPGTITNNWRWKLNQTLDEIDMNLKKYSDLGNNYGRLSN, translated from the coding sequence ATGAGTTTAAAATCAGTTCTAAAAAATAAATCGTTAGGTATACTTGTTCATCCTTCAAGTCTTCCCGGAGGTAGTTACTGCGGGACCTTTGGAGAAGGCGCTAAAGATTGGATTAAGAAGCTTTGTAAGTATAAGATTAATCACTGGCAATTCTTACCTCTTACTCCAACAGATTCAACTGGATCTCCTTATAGTTCGCCATCCAGTTTTGCGTTAAATCCTTGGTTTCTTGATATCAATAAATTGATTGAAGAAAACTTTATCATTTCATTAAATAAAAAGGATTTACAATCAATTAATCAGAACGAAGATCATTTTGATTTTGATTATGCAAATAATTTATCGAAAAAATTAGGAGAATATCTTTTATTTGATTGGGAATCTCAATCTGAAATGAGAAAAACTGATTTTTATTTATGGAATAAAAAAAATACTTGGGTTGAAGATTATTCAATCTTTATGGTCTTAAGAGAGAAATTCAATATGTTGCCATGGTGGGAGTGGCCATTGGAGTTTAAGCAAAAGGAAAATGAATTTATAAAAACATGGATAAAAGACAAAAAAAATGAAATACTTAAAACAAAATTAATACAATGGCATCTTGATAAACAGTGGAAGGAAATCAAAGTCTTTGCCAAAACTAATGGAATTACACTAATAGGTGATTTGCCTTTTTATGTTTCAAGAGACAGTGTGGATGTATGGAGTAATAAATCACTATTTTCTATCTCTCAAAATGGAGATTTACTTTTTCAAAGTGGAGTGCCTCCTGATTATTTCTCATCTACGGGACAACTATGGGGTACTCCCACTTACTATTGGGCTAAGCACAAAAGTACAGCATTTAGATGGTGGAGAAAAAGATTTAAGAGACAATTTGAACTTGTTGACATATTAAGACTTGATCATTTTAGAGCGTTGGCTGGATATTGGAGAGTTGATGGGAATGCCCAAAATGCTATTAATGGGTCATGGATTAATTCCCCTGGGAAAGAGCTATTAAATCTTTTAAAAAAAGATTTAAAATCTGATTATCTACCTATCATTGCTGAGGATTTAGGAGTAATAACTAAAGATGTAGAGATATTAAGGGATAATTATGAATTACCTGGTATGAAGATTTTACAATTCGCATTCGATGGGAATGACAATAACCCTTATCTACCTAAAAATATCGAAAAAGAGAACTGGGTTGTTTATACAGGAACCCATGATAACGCTACCTCCACATCGTGGTGGGACTGTTTAGATATTACAATTAAAACCCATATTAAAGATAAATATAAATACTCAATTGATCCCTCTTGGAATTTAATGGAAATTGGCATGAGTACAAAAGCAAACCTTTTTATCTCTCCAATTCAAGATATCTTATCTTTGGACGATTCAAGTAGATTAAATACACCTGGTACAATTACTAACAATTGGAGATGGAAATTAAATCAAACTCTTGACGAGATAGATATGAATTTAAAAAAATATAGTGACCTTGGAAATAATTATGGGAGATTAAGCAATTAG
- a CDS encoding aminotransferase class I/II-fold pyridoxal phosphate-dependent enzyme translates to MSISSFLSKKFLKSLFFPAHNRGKALPKGLIRLLKKQPGFWDLPELPEIGSPLSNSGLIHDAQISISKKVNAKKCFFGVNGASGLIQSGIIAMANPGEYILMPRNVHISVIKACALQNIIPIFFDIEFSRVTGHYMPITKRWFTNVFNNIDFDNFKIAGVILVSPYYQGYATDLEPLIKICHLHNLPVLVDEAHGSYFLFCENFNLPKSALRSKADLVVHSLHKSLNGLTQTAIIWHNGYLVEENKLIKSINLLQTTSPNSLLLSSCEESIKDWLNKDNLNKYKKRILEAKSIYNELIKKKIPLIETQDPLKIILNTSKVGIDGFTADRFFYKNGLIAELPEMMTLTFCLGFSNQKDFTFLFQKLWKKLLIHTNKSYGLKAIKPPFRIVQSPEIPIGVAWKSKSISIPLVESLGKISGDIICPYPPGIPLIVPGERIDKERIDWIEAQSLYNEDLLNSYIRVLNN, encoded by the coding sequence ATGAGTATTTCCTCTTTTCTATCTAAAAAGTTTTTAAAATCACTTTTTTTCCCTGCCCACAATAGAGGGAAAGCTTTACCAAAAGGCTTGATTAGATTATTAAAAAAACAACCAGGTTTTTGGGATTTGCCAGAACTTCCTGAAATAGGTTCTCCATTATCTAATAGTGGATTAATACATGATGCGCAAATATCAATTTCAAAAAAAGTTAATGCAAAAAAATGTTTTTTTGGAGTAAATGGAGCATCAGGTTTGATTCAATCAGGAATAATCGCTATGGCTAATCCTGGTGAATATATTCTTATGCCAAGGAATGTTCATATAAGTGTTATTAAAGCTTGTGCTTTGCAGAATATTATCCCAATATTCTTTGACATAGAGTTTTCTAGAGTAACTGGACATTACATGCCCATCACGAAAAGATGGTTTACAAATGTATTCAATAATATAGATTTTGACAATTTTAAAATTGCAGGAGTCATATTAGTTAGTCCTTACTATCAAGGATATGCAACGGATCTTGAACCTTTAATTAAAATTTGTCATCTACATAATTTGCCTGTTTTAGTTGATGAAGCCCATGGTTCGTATTTTCTTTTTTGTGAAAACTTTAATTTACCGAAATCAGCCTTAAGATCTAAAGCTGATTTAGTAGTCCATTCATTACATAAGTCACTTAATGGACTAACTCAAACAGCAATAATTTGGCATAATGGGTATCTAGTAGAAGAAAATAAATTAATCAAAAGCATAAATTTACTGCAAACTACTAGTCCTAATTCTCTCTTGCTTTCTTCTTGTGAGGAGTCCATTAAAGACTGGCTTAATAAGGATAATCTTAATAAATACAAAAAAAGAATTTTAGAAGCAAAATCAATCTACAATGAGTTAATAAAAAAAAAGATACCTCTTATTGAAACTCAAGATCCTTTAAAAATAATACTAAATACTTCTAAAGTTGGTATTGATGGCTTTACTGCAGATAGATTTTTTTATAAAAACGGATTAATTGCTGAATTACCTGAAATGATGACGCTTACTTTTTGTCTTGGATTTTCAAATCAAAAGGATTTTACTTTTTTGTTTCAAAAATTATGGAAAAAGTTACTAATTCATACTAATAAATCTTATGGTTTGAAAGCTATAAAACCTCCTTTTAGAATAGTTCAATCACCAGAAATACCAATAGGAGTTGCTTGGAAAAGTAAGAGTATTAGCATTCCTCTAGTTGAATCTTTGGGAAAAATTTCTGGAGATATTATTTGTCCTTATCCTCCTGGAATACCTTTAATTGTACCTGGAGAGAGAATAGACAAGGAAAGAATAGATTGGATAGAAGCTCAAAGTTTGTACAACGAAGATCTGTTAAATTCTTATATAAGGGTCTTAAATAACTAA
- a CDS encoding phosphatidate cytidylyltransferase, giving the protein MRLRSGLLIGLFGLVVVLLGGWYFTIAIALLTYIALLEFFRMAEFTGIKPATKTTLFSCFIITIATYLEVIGFLDREIYNSILPICSVGICTWLLLQPKSGTISDIAASIFGLFYLGFLPSYWIKLRAIQSTINNSSNGILSFENISNSTGLYLTLISCLLIVASDIGSYFIGKSFGERALSPLSPSKTIEGLIGGIICSISVATFFAFLLSWQNPFLIGILYGILVSLMALVGDLIESMMKRDAKIKDSGTFLPGHGGILDRIDSYIFTPSVIYYIIIILRFFN; this is encoded by the coding sequence ATGAGATTGCGAAGTGGCTTATTAATTGGATTGTTTGGGTTAGTTGTTGTTTTATTAGGCGGATGGTATTTCACAATAGCAATTGCATTACTTACCTACATTGCACTTCTCGAATTTTTTAGAATGGCAGAATTCACAGGAATTAAACCAGCCACCAAAACTACCTTATTTTCTTGCTTCATAATTACAATTGCTACATATCTAGAAGTTATTGGATTCCTTGATAGAGAGATATACAATTCAATATTACCAATATGTTCAGTAGGAATATGCACGTGGTTATTGCTGCAGCCAAAGTCAGGCACCATTTCAGATATTGCAGCATCAATTTTCGGATTATTTTATTTAGGTTTTTTACCTAGTTATTGGATTAAATTAAGAGCAATACAATCGACTATAAATAATTCTTCCAATGGAATATTATCCTTTGAAAATATCTCAAATTCGACAGGTCTTTATTTAACATTAATTTCATGTTTATTAATTGTGGCAAGTGATATAGGTTCTTATTTTATTGGAAAGTCATTTGGGGAAAGGGCTCTTTCCCCATTATCTCCAAGTAAAACTATCGAAGGTCTGATCGGAGGAATAATATGCTCAATTTCAGTAGCAACCTTTTTTGCGTTTTTACTTAGTTGGCAGAATCCATTCTTAATTGGGATTTTATATGGAATATTAGTTTCTCTTATGGCATTAGTAGGAGATTTAATTGAATCAATGATGAAAAGAGATGCGAAAATTAAAGATTCTGGAACTTTTTTACCTGGTCATGGTGGAATACTTGATAGAATTGATAGTTACATTTTTACCCCTTCAGTTATCTATTATATAATTATAATTTTGAGGTTTTTTAATTAA
- a CDS encoding iron-containing alcohol dehydrogenase produces MQLISPEKIFRGNNAWEESLTQIKKISKRPLVLGRSLSTKEIRHQIYKDLQDHHFHIIKSNLQFDCCYEDLERIERIILKNNCDSIIAIGGGKVLDAGKFLADFLSIPAITIPLSASTCAGWTALSNIYSKDGQFIKDIELKSCPEILVLDHGFIKTAPKRTLASGIADALAKWYESSLTSSKVEDGLVQQAIQISRVLRDQLLINGESAYKSQSFHNVAWCNVVEGCSLTAGLIGGIGGEKCRTAAAHAIHNAITQIISSHKPLHGEIVGVGILLQLRLEETKNNNKLANQSIKQLMELMRKLDLPTTIADLGINVFENNNLQKIAEFTCRDKSEIHFLPFEINQQDIIKTITEFEKQKIKIA; encoded by the coding sequence ATGCAATTAATATCTCCAGAAAAAATATTTAGGGGAAATAATGCTTGGGAAGAATCTCTGACACAAATAAAAAAAATTTCTAAGCGTCCCTTGGTTTTAGGTAGAAGTTTATCAACGAAGGAAATAAGGCATCAAATTTATAAAGACTTACAAGATCATCATTTCCATATAATTAAATCAAACTTACAATTTGATTGTTGTTATGAAGATCTTGAAAGAATAGAAAGAATCATACTTAAAAATAATTGCGATTCAATTATTGCTATAGGTGGAGGCAAAGTTTTAGACGCAGGAAAATTTTTAGCAGACTTTCTATCGATTCCTGCTATTACTATCCCTTTAAGTGCATCTACTTGTGCAGGTTGGACTGCATTATCAAATATTTATTCAAAAGATGGACAATTTATCAAGGATATTGAGTTGAAATCTTGTCCTGAAATATTAGTACTTGATCACGGTTTTATTAAAACAGCCCCTAAGCGGACACTTGCTAGTGGAATAGCTGATGCATTAGCTAAATGGTACGAATCTTCTTTGACTAGCTCAAAAGTGGAAGATGGACTCGTTCAGCAAGCAATTCAAATATCAAGAGTATTAAGAGACCAATTACTTATTAATGGAGAAAGTGCTTATAAGAGTCAGTCATTCCATAACGTTGCTTGGTGTAATGTTGTAGAGGGATGTTCACTTACTGCTGGATTGATTGGTGGAATTGGTGGAGAAAAATGTAGAACTGCAGCTGCTCATGCTATACATAATGCTATTACTCAGATAATTTCAAGTCATAAGCCTTTACATGGTGAAATTGTTGGAGTAGGAATCTTATTGCAACTGAGATTAGAAGAAACTAAAAATAACAATAAATTAGCTAATCAATCTATTAAACAGTTAATGGAATTAATGAGAAAATTAGATTTACCAACTACTATTGCCGACTTAGGAATAAATGTTTTTGAAAATAATAATTTACAAAAAATTGCTGAATTTACCTGCAGGGATAAATCAGAGATTCATTTTTTGCCTTTTGAAATCAATCAGCAAGATATAATAAAAACTATTACAGAATTTGAAAAACAAAAAATTAAAATAGCATAA
- a CDS encoding helix-turn-helix domain-containing protein, translated as MRLFNINFQKNKKIKLKEQNNSKKYDQYVELGKLVKEARTQNNLSVKELSNISKIPESSINSIENNIEDLRPRDPFLRSILLKLEKCLSLENNTLVGLEIRETNTFEKNKKKIILRKFDFLNSWQGSFFYFLFLILILFFLNRYFISNINIIEIQIIEEKGK; from the coding sequence ATGAGATTATTCAATATTAATTTTCAAAAAAATAAAAAAATAAAATTGAAGGAACAAAATAATAGTAAAAAATATGATCAATATGTTGAACTTGGTAAATTAGTAAAAGAAGCAAGGACTCAAAATAATCTTTCTGTTAAAGAATTATCAAATATCTCTAAAATCCCAGAATCTTCTATAAATTCAATTGAGAATAATATTGAAGACCTTAGACCAAGAGATCCTTTTCTAAGGTCAATATTATTAAAGTTGGAAAAATGTTTATCTCTGGAAAATAATACATTGGTAGGGTTAGAAATTAGAGAAACAAATACTTTCGAAAAAAACAAAAAAAAAATAATTTTGAGAAAGTTTGATTTTCTAAATTCCTGGCAGGGAAGTTTTTTTTATTTTTTATTTTTAATTTTGATACTATTTTTTCTTAATCGATACTTTATTTCAAATATTAATATTATTGAGATTCAAATTATTGAGGAAAAAGGAAAATAA
- a CDS encoding ribose-phosphate pyrophosphokinase translates to MTSFITAVDNEEPTFNLTNSRLRLVSGTSNPKLAEEIASYLGIENVPLVSKRFADGELYVQIQQSIRGCDVFLIQPTCAPVNDSLMELMIMVDACKRASARQITAVIPYFGYARADRKTSGRESITAKLTANLLEKSGVDRVLAMDLHSAQIQGYFDIPCDHIYGSPVLIDYLESLKLEEVVVVSPDVGGVARARAFAKLMSDAPLAIIDKRRSAHNIAESLTVIGEVKGKTAILIDDMIDTGGTICSGANLLKKEGAKRIFACASHAVFSPPSYERLSSKDLFEQVIVTNSIPVIDNYEFPQLKVLSVANMLGEAIWRIHEESSVSSMFR, encoded by the coding sequence GTGACAAGTTTTATCACGGCAGTAGATAATGAAGAACCGACTTTTAATCTAACTAATAGTAGATTGAGGTTAGTTAGTGGAACTTCTAATCCTAAATTAGCTGAAGAAATTGCATCATATTTAGGGATTGAAAATGTTCCCTTAGTATCTAAAAGATTTGCTGATGGGGAACTTTATGTTCAAATTCAACAATCTATAAGAGGTTGTGATGTATTCCTTATTCAACCTACATGCGCTCCTGTCAACGATAGTTTAATGGAGTTGATGATTATGGTTGATGCTTGTAAAAGAGCTTCAGCTAGACAAATTACAGCGGTCATTCCATATTTTGGATATGCAAGGGCGGATAGAAAAACTTCAGGAAGAGAGTCAATCACAGCAAAGCTTACAGCAAATTTACTTGAGAAGTCAGGTGTGGATAGAGTTCTTGCCATGGATTTACATTCAGCTCAAATACAAGGATATTTTGATATTCCTTGCGATCATATATATGGATCTCCTGTCTTAATTGATTATCTTGAGTCTCTAAAGTTGGAGGAAGTTGTTGTTGTATCTCCTGATGTGGGTGGAGTAGCCAGAGCAAGAGCATTTGCCAAATTAATGAGTGATGCTCCATTAGCGATTATTGACAAAAGAAGATCTGCTCATAATATCGCAGAGAGTTTGACCGTTATTGGAGAAGTTAAGGGAAAAACGGCTATTCTTATAGATGACATGATTGATACTGGAGGTACTATTTGTTCCGGAGCAAATTTGTTAAAAAAAGAAGGTGCAAAGAGAATTTTTGCGTGTGCTTCTCATGCAGTTTTCTCTCCACCCTCTTATGAAAGGTTAAGTTCAAAAGATTTATTTGAACAAGTTATAGTTACTAACAGTATTCCAGTTATTGATAATTACGAATTTCCTCAGTTAAAAGTACTTTCTGTAGCAAATATGTTAGGAGAGGCAATATGGAGAATTCATGAAGAAAGTTCGGTTAGCTCTATGTTTAGATAA